In the Pseudoalteromonas undina genome, one interval contains:
- the recJ gene encoding single-stranded-DNA-specific exonuclease RecJ, translating into MKKMIIAREPVDDSHLPSHLHPVIKQIYATRNVCHADELNNSAATLLDFKLFKDIDKASQLLIDALHAQSKILIVGDFDADGATSTATLMQGLAMFGFTHLDYLVPDRFSLGYGLSPALAEQIVTMQPDLVITVDNGISCIAGIDIVKAAGIKVLVTDHHLQGEQLPSADAIVNPNRHDCDFPSKSIAGVGVAFYLLIALRSALREQGYFNQHPMPNIADLLDIVALGTVADVVALDANNRTLVHQGLARIRSGKTRPGITALIEVANRNAARLSASDFGFSLAPRLNAAGRLDDMSLGIACLLSNDINQARRIAGELDSLNFARREIEQGMQVEAQAVLDRLAFKEDSVPDAICLYQDDWHQGVIGILAGRLKEKYHRPTVIFAGGENGEIKGSCRSIEGLHMRDLLEGLNTAQPGLINKFGGHAMAAGLSINEQQFAEFKRAFDSAVSEQLSEESKRCIVFTDGELPNDCFSMDFAQLLKQSGPWGQQFPEPIFEHTFEVIQQRIVGEKHLKLVLKHQSARLVDAIAFGIDLKAWPDTEAQFVKVAYQLDINEFRGKFSLQLIVRELEKVG; encoded by the coding sequence ATGAAAAAAATGATCATTGCGCGAGAACCCGTTGACGACTCTCATCTACCTAGTCATCTACATCCTGTTATTAAGCAAATTTATGCCACGCGTAACGTCTGCCATGCTGATGAATTAAATAATAGTGCGGCCACTTTGCTCGACTTTAAGCTATTTAAAGATATAGACAAAGCCAGCCAACTATTAATTGATGCACTGCATGCACAAAGTAAAATACTAATTGTTGGCGATTTTGACGCCGATGGCGCAACCAGCACCGCCACCTTAATGCAAGGGTTGGCCATGTTTGGCTTTACCCATTTAGATTATTTAGTGCCAGACCGCTTTAGTTTAGGTTATGGCTTAAGCCCAGCATTGGCTGAGCAAATAGTCACTATGCAGCCCGATTTAGTGATCACCGTAGATAACGGTATATCGTGTATTGCAGGGATTGATATTGTTAAAGCCGCAGGCATTAAAGTGCTGGTTACAGATCATCATTTACAAGGCGAGCAACTGCCTAGTGCCGATGCTATTGTTAATCCTAATCGTCATGACTGTGATTTTCCCTCTAAGTCGATAGCTGGTGTTGGTGTGGCGTTTTATTTGCTTATCGCATTGAGAAGTGCGCTGCGTGAACAAGGCTACTTTAACCAACATCCTATGCCAAATATTGCTGACTTACTCGATATTGTAGCCCTTGGTACGGTGGCCGATGTGGTGGCTCTGGATGCGAATAACCGTACGTTAGTGCATCAAGGCTTGGCACGTATTCGAAGTGGTAAAACCCGCCCAGGTATCACCGCACTGATTGAAGTGGCTAATCGCAATGCAGCTCGTTTGAGTGCCAGCGATTTTGGCTTTTCATTGGCGCCACGTTTAAATGCAGCAGGGCGTTTAGATGATATGAGCCTAGGTATAGCTTGCTTACTTAGCAACGACATAAATCAAGCAAGGCGCATAGCCGGTGAGCTTGACAGCTTAAACTTTGCCAGACGTGAAATTGAGCAAGGCATGCAAGTAGAAGCGCAAGCCGTGCTCGATAGATTGGCATTTAAAGAAGATAGTGTGCCTGATGCTATTTGTTTGTATCAAGACGATTGGCATCAAGGTGTTATTGGCATTTTAGCGGGGCGCTTAAAAGAAAAGTACCACCGCCCAACCGTGATATTTGCGGGTGGCGAAAACGGTGAAATAAAAGGTTCATGTCGCTCTATTGAAGGTTTACATATGCGCGACCTGCTTGAAGGTTTAAACACTGCGCAGCCTGGTTTAATTAATAAATTTGGCGGCCACGCAATGGCGGCAGGTTTAAGTATTAACGAGCAGCAATTTGCTGAGTTCAAACGCGCATTTGATAGTGCAGTTAGCGAGCAACTCAGTGAAGAAAGTAAACGCTGTATTGTATTTACCGATGGTGAGCTACCTAATGATTGCTTTAGCATGGATTTTGCCCAGCTTTTAAAACAATCGGGCCCGTGGGGGCAGCAGTTTCCTGAGCCGATATTTGAACACACCTTTGAAGTAATCCAACAGCGTATTGTGGGTGAAAAACACTTAAAGCTAGTATTAAAGCATCAGTCTGCACGCTTAGTGGATGCCATTGCCTTTGGGATTGATTTAAAAGCGTGGCCAGATACTGAGGCGCAGTTTGTTAAAGTAGCGTATCAGCTCGATATAAATGAATTTAGAGGTAAATTTAGCTTACAACTTATAGTTAGAGAGCTTGAAAAAGTGGGCTAA
- the prfB gene encoding peptide chain release factor 2 (programmed frameshift): MFEVNPVINQIKEIRERTELLRGYLDYALKQERLEEVNAELEDSAVWNEPERAQALGREKSALEAVVETIDNLVAGTDDVEGLVELAVEAEDQDTFDEAQSELADLNQQLEGLEFRRMFSGSHDSNDAYLDLQSGSGGTEAQDWCNILLRMYLRWGEAKGFKVELVEATDGDVAGIKGATVRFSGEYAYGWLRTETGVHRLVRKSPFDSSGRRHTSFASAFVYPEVDDNIEIDINPSDLRIDVYRASGAGGQHVNTTESAVRITHVPTNTVVQCQNERSQHKNKAQAMKQLKAKLFELELQQQNAEKQSQEDNKSDIGWGSQIRSYVLDDSRIKDLRTGVENRNTQAVLDGDLDKFIEASLKSGL; this comes from the exons ATGTTTGAAGTGAATCCTGTGATTAATCAAATCAAGGAAATTCGCGAACGTACTGAACTGCTTCGGGGGTACCTT GACTACGCTCTTAAACAAGAACGTTTAGAAGAAGTTAACGCCGAACTTGAAGATTCAGCCGTATGGAATGAGCCTGAGCGCGCACAAGCCCTTGGTCGTGAAAAGTCAGCACTAGAAGCCGTGGTTGAAACAATCGATAACCTTGTTGCTGGTACTGACGATGTTGAAGGATTAGTAGAGCTTGCTGTTGAAGCTGAAGATCAAGACACCTTTGATGAAGCACAAAGCGAACTAGCTGATTTAAACCAGCAGCTTGAAGGGCTTGAGTTTCGTCGTATGTTTTCAGGCTCTCACGATTCAAACGATGCCTACCTTGATTTACAATCAGGCTCTGGTGGTACTGAAGCACAAGACTGGTGTAATATTTTACTGCGTATGTACTTACGCTGGGGTGAAGCAAAAGGCTTTAAAGTAGAGCTTGTTGAAGCGACCGATGGCGATGTTGCTGGTATTAAAGGCGCAACGGTACGTTTTTCTGGTGAGTATGCATATGGTTGGTTACGCACTGAAACAGGCGTACACCGCCTAGTTCGTAAAAGCCCATTTGATTCAAGTGGCCGTCGTCATACTTCGTTTGCATCTGCGTTTGTTTACCCAGAAGTTGATGACAACATTGAGATTGATATTAATCCGTCTGACTTACGTATAGACGTTTACCGTGCATCAGGCGCGGGTGGTCAGCACGTAAATACCACTGAATCGGCAGTACGTATTACCCACGTACCAACCAATACCGTGGTGCAGTGTCAAAACGAGCGCTCGCAGCATAAAAATAAAGCCCAAGCAATGAAGCAGTTAAAAGCGAAATTATTTGAGCTTGAGCTACAACAGCAAAATGCTGAAAAGCAAAGTCAAGAAGACAACAAGTCTGATATTGGCTGGGGGAGTCAAATTCGTTCATACGTACTTGATGACTCGCGTATTAAAGACTTACGTACTGGCGTTGAAAACCGTAACACTCAAGCGGTACTCGATGGCGACCTAGATAAATTTATTGAAGCCAGCTTAAAATCTGGTTTATAA